The Rhodopseudomonas palustris genome window below encodes:
- a CDS encoding MATE family efflux transporter, producing the protein MSDIAVAELPPVQGEPPRREAEPPLPPPNPLLDGAILPTLLRLSWPNVVALTAGTCVVVAETSYIGRLGTEALAAMALVFPFVILTMTMSGGAMGGGVASAVARALGSGDSDRAATLAMHALLIGLCFGLVFTVGMLVFGARALELLGGRGNVLAQAVSYAHVFFAGAVVPWLMNTFAAILRGTGNMKLPSLMILNAAGLQIVLGGVLGLGFGPIPSFGMPGVAAGTLTAFSVGAGVMAWYIFSGRAGVTPKFKGLRIQRAMFFDILKVGAVACFTPLQSVLTITIFTHMLARFGTEILAGYGIGARLEFMLTSIAFAVGIASVPMIGMAIGAGRVARARRIAWTAALVSFLCVGVVGTAVAFFPHLWVDLFTSDPGVKLAGERYLRAAGPMYAFIGLSISLYFSAQGAARVLGPVLAQTGRLLFVGIGGWLLIANNGSAGNFFALAAASMVVLGLATALAVLLTRWAPKAVPVPDPRTLGLD; encoded by the coding sequence ATGTCCGACATCGCCGTCGCCGAACTGCCGCCGGTGCAGGGCGAGCCGCCGCGGCGCGAGGCCGAGCCGCCGCTGCCGCCGCCCAATCCGCTGCTCGACGGCGCCATCCTGCCGACCCTGCTGCGGCTGTCTTGGCCGAATGTGGTGGCGCTGACCGCCGGCACCTGCGTGGTGGTCGCCGAGACCTCCTATATCGGCCGGCTCGGCACCGAGGCGCTGGCGGCGATGGCGCTGGTGTTTCCGTTCGTGATCCTGACCATGACGATGTCCGGCGGCGCGATGGGCGGCGGCGTCGCCTCCGCGGTCGCGCGCGCGCTCGGCTCCGGCGACAGCGACCGCGCCGCGACGCTGGCGATGCATGCGTTGCTGATCGGGCTGTGCTTCGGCCTGGTGTTCACGGTCGGGATGCTGGTGTTCGGCGCCCGCGCGCTGGAGCTGCTCGGCGGCCGCGGCAATGTGCTGGCGCAGGCGGTGAGCTACGCCCACGTCTTCTTCGCCGGCGCGGTGGTGCCGTGGCTGATGAACACCTTCGCGGCGATCCTGCGCGGCACCGGCAACATGAAGCTGCCGTCGCTGATGATCCTGAATGCGGCCGGGCTGCAGATCGTGCTCGGCGGCGTGCTCGGCCTTGGCTTCGGCCCGATCCCGAGCTTCGGCATGCCGGGCGTCGCCGCCGGCACGTTGACGGCGTTCTCGGTCGGCGCCGGGGTGATGGCCTGGTACATCTTCTCCGGCCGCGCCGGGGTGACGCCGAAGTTCAAGGGGCTGCGGATCCAGCGCGCGATGTTCTTCGACATTCTCAAGGTCGGCGCGGTGGCCTGCTTCACGCCGCTGCAGTCGGTGCTGACGATCACCATCTTCACCCACATGCTGGCGCGGTTCGGCACCGAGATCCTCGCCGGCTACGGCATCGGCGCGCGGCTGGAATTCATGCTGACCTCGATCGCCTTCGCGGTCGGCATCGCCTCGGTGCCGATGATCGGCATGGCGATCGGCGCCGGCCGGGTGGCGCGCGCGCGGCGGATCGCCTGGACCGCGGCGCTGGTGTCGTTTCTCTGCGTCGGCGTGGTCGGCACCGCGGTCGCCTTCTTCCCGCATCTGTGGGTCGATCTGTTCACCAGCGACCCGGGCGTCAAGCTCGCCGGCGAGCGCTATCTGCGGGCGGCGGGGCCGATGTACGCCTTCATCGGCCTGTCGATCTCGCTGTACTTCTCGGCGCAGGGCGCGGCGCGGGTGCTCGGCCCGGTGCTGGCGCAGACCGGGCGGCTGCTCTTCGTCGGCATCGGCGGCTGGCTGCTGATCGCCAACAACGGCAGCGCCGGCAATTTCTTCGCGCTCGCCGCCGCCTCGATGGTGGTGCTCGGCCTCGCCACGGCGCTCGCCGTGCTGCTGACGCGCTGGGCGCCGAAAGCTGTGCCGGTGCCCGATCCGCGGACGCTCGGGCTGGACTGA
- a CDS encoding sorbosone dehydrogenase family protein, with amino-acid sequence MPRPFTTSRLAICVAMVLPLAACGDQASLTQGEDYGPTPKLAEPSNNLLPTVNIAPAVGWAQGAKPKPAEGMAVTAFATGLDHPRTLHVLPNGDVLVAETNAPERPEQGKGLKRMVAEFVMGQAGAKTPSANRITLLRDADGDGVAEVRSTFIDGLNSPFGMALVGNELYVANTDAIMRFPYNPGDTRITTAGEKLADLPAGPRNHHWTKDLIASRDGTKLYATSGSNSNAAEHGMDEEINRAAVLEIDRATGATRLFASGLRNPNGPAFEPETGALWVVVNERDEIGSDLVPDYMTSVQDGGFYGWPYSWFGQHVDTRVEPPRPDLVAKAIVPDYALGNHTASLGLAFNTGELFPADMKGGAFVGQHGSWNRKPHSGYKVIYVPFEGGKPSGPPRDILTGFLNDKEEAQGRPVGVAIDGRGALLVADDVGNSIWRVTPAGREQAAR; translated from the coding sequence ATGCCCCGACCTTTCACGACCAGCCGCCTCGCAATCTGCGTCGCAATGGTCTTGCCGCTGGCGGCCTGCGGCGACCAGGCCAGCCTGACCCAGGGCGAGGATTACGGCCCGACGCCGAAACTGGCGGAGCCGAGCAACAACCTGCTGCCGACCGTCAATATCGCGCCGGCGGTCGGCTGGGCGCAGGGCGCCAAGCCGAAGCCGGCGGAGGGCATGGCGGTGACCGCCTTCGCGACCGGGCTGGACCATCCCCGCACGCTGCATGTGCTGCCCAATGGCGACGTGCTGGTGGCCGAGACCAACGCGCCGGAGCGGCCCGAGCAGGGCAAAGGGCTGAAGCGGATGGTGGCCGAGTTCGTGATGGGTCAGGCCGGCGCCAAGACGCCGAGCGCCAACCGCATCACGCTGCTGCGCGACGCCGACGGCGACGGCGTGGCGGAAGTCCGCTCCACCTTTATCGACGGGCTGAATTCGCCGTTCGGCATGGCGCTGGTCGGCAACGAGCTCTACGTCGCCAATACCGACGCGATCATGCGCTTCCCCTACAATCCCGGCGACACGCGGATCACCACGGCCGGCGAGAAGCTCGCCGATCTGCCGGCGGGGCCGCGCAACCACCACTGGACCAAGGACCTGATCGCCAGCCGCGACGGCACCAAGCTGTACGCGACCTCCGGCTCGAACAGCAACGCCGCCGAGCACGGCATGGACGAGGAGATCAACCGCGCCGCGGTGCTCGAGATCGACCGCGCGACCGGCGCGACCCGGCTGTTCGCCTCCGGCCTGCGCAACCCGAACGGCCCGGCCTTCGAGCCCGAGACCGGCGCGCTGTGGGTCGTCGTCAACGAGCGCGACGAAATCGGCAGCGATCTGGTGCCGGACTACATGACCTCGGTGCAGGACGGCGGCTTCTACGGCTGGCCCTACAGCTGGTTCGGCCAGCACGTCGACACCCGCGTCGAGCCGCCGCGGCCGGACCTGGTGGCGAAGGCGATCGTGCCGGACTACGCGCTCGGCAACCACACCGCCTCGCTCGGGCTGGCCTTCAACACCGGCGAGCTGTTTCCAGCCGACATGAAAGGCGGCGCCTTCGTCGGCCAGCACGGCTCGTGGAACCGCAAGCCGCATTCCGGCTACAAGGTGATCTACGTGCCGTTCGAAGGCGGCAAGCCGTCGGGGCCGCCGCGCGATATCCTCACCGGCTTCCTCAACGACAAGGAGGAGGCGCAGGGCCGCCCGGTCGGCGTCGCGATCGATGGGCGCGGCGCGCTGCTGGTCGCCGACGATGTCGGCAATTCGATCTGGCGGGTGACGCCGGCGGGGCGCGAGCAGGCGGCGCGGTAA
- a CDS encoding TIGR03768 family metallophosphoesterase, translating into MTHHLPSPAPSSRLLSTRRAFLQSSAAFIGALSLGPTLGAPAWGRELPRYPIATPAETTVKQMLAFPATIEPGLAKTALHQVARYKDFGYGEWTLGSGLPIVTRADLMRAGYQKPAPGENKRLIRFFAFTDVHITDKEAPNQLIGFQQTEPEAVNNTSIYSPVMPYTTQVLDAAVQTVNDLHSRDPFDFGIALGDACNSTSYNEVRWYIDVIDGRPITPSSGDHRGRDSVDFQMPFQAAGLARDIPWYQVLGNHDHFMIGSFPVDADPSIGLRQSYTADRIWAVGDVLKPNREGFPALFDYRGLKATPAYYPGVIDGTSRYGAIIHAGRADDPAFAGKPPQIAPDPGRRPLARAEWLAEFRDTTTRPKGHGFDLVDGAGDGFACYSFVPKSDLPLKVIVLDVTQSEQDGSRDIHGHGFLDARRWDWLKMELARGQAEDQLMIIANHIPIGVSPIGSEMEWWLGDANAAPDFANAVDLAGLVKTLQTAPNLLMWIAGHRHVNVVKAFPSTDPDRPEQGFWQVETCSLRDFPQQFRTFEISLNADYTVSIEAVNIDVAAADGTPAAQSRKYAIATQQIIQNDLRPNSPNYATAGGKIPVPSMDPTRPQSDDPKATDPSIRFVDLTSADKPVQYHASSNVELLKQLSPRMVEVLKRTVAVRK; encoded by the coding sequence ATGACTCATCACCTTCCGTCACCTGCGCCGTCGAGCCGGCTGCTCTCCACCCGCCGCGCGTTTCTGCAATCATCCGCGGCCTTCATCGGCGCGCTGTCCCTCGGCCCGACGCTCGGCGCGCCGGCATGGGGCCGCGAACTGCCGCGCTACCCGATCGCGACGCCGGCCGAGACGACCGTGAAGCAGATGCTGGCGTTCCCGGCGACGATCGAGCCCGGCCTGGCGAAGACCGCGCTGCATCAGGTCGCGCGCTACAAGGACTTCGGCTATGGCGAATGGACGCTGGGCTCCGGCCTGCCGATCGTGACGCGCGCCGACCTGATGCGAGCCGGCTACCAAAAGCCGGCGCCCGGCGAGAACAAGCGTCTGATCCGGTTTTTCGCGTTCACCGACGTCCACATCACCGACAAGGAAGCGCCCAACCAGCTGATCGGATTCCAGCAGACCGAACCGGAGGCGGTGAACAACACCTCGATCTATTCGCCGGTGATGCCGTATACGACGCAGGTGCTGGATGCGGCGGTGCAGACCGTCAACGACCTGCACAGCCGCGACCCGTTCGATTTCGGCATCGCGCTCGGAGACGCCTGCAACAGCACGTCCTACAATGAAGTGCGCTGGTATATCGACGTGATCGACGGCCGGCCGATCACGCCGAGCTCCGGCGACCATCGCGGCCGCGACAGCGTCGACTTCCAGATGCCGTTTCAGGCCGCCGGGCTCGCCCGCGATATTCCCTGGTATCAGGTCCTCGGCAACCACGATCATTTCATGATCGGATCGTTTCCGGTCGACGCCGATCCGTCGATCGGCCTGCGCCAGTCCTACACGGCCGACAGGATCTGGGCGGTCGGCGACGTGCTGAAACCGAATCGCGAAGGCTTCCCGGCGCTGTTCGACTATCGCGGCCTGAAGGCCACGCCGGCGTACTATCCGGGGGTGATCGACGGCACGAGCCGCTATGGCGCGATCATCCATGCCGGCCGCGCCGACGATCCGGCCTTCGCCGGCAAGCCACCGCAGATCGCGCCCGATCCCGGCCGCCGTCCGCTGGCGCGCGCCGAATGGCTCGCCGAGTTCCGCGACACCACGACCCGTCCGAAGGGGCACGGCTTCGATCTGGTCGACGGCGCCGGCGACGGCTTCGCCTGCTACAGCTTCGTGCCGAAATCCGATCTGCCGCTGAAGGTGATCGTGCTCGACGTCACGCAGTCCGAACAGGACGGCTCGCGCGACATCCACGGCCACGGCTTTCTCGATGCCAGGCGCTGGGACTGGCTGAAGATGGAGCTGGCGCGCGGCCAGGCCGAGGATCAGTTGATGATCATCGCCAACCATATTCCGATCGGCGTGTCGCCGATCGGCTCCGAAATGGAATGGTGGCTGGGCGACGCCAATGCGGCGCCTGATTTTGCCAACGCCGTCGACCTCGCCGGCCTGGTGAAGACGCTGCAGACTGCGCCGAACCTGCTGATGTGGATCGCCGGGCATCGCCATGTGAATGTGGTGAAGGCGTTTCCGTCCACCGACCCGGACCGGCCGGAGCAAGGCTTCTGGCAGGTCGAGACCTGCTCGCTACGCGACTTTCCGCAGCAATTCCGGACTTTCGAGATCTCGCTGAACGCGGACTACACGGTGTCGATCGAGGCGGTGAATATCGACGTCGCGGCCGCGGATGGAACGCCGGCGGCGCAATCGCGCAAATACGCCATCGCCACCCAGCAGATCATCCAGAACGACCTGCGGCCCAACAGCCCGAACTACGCGACCGCCGGCGGCAAGATTCCGGTACCGAGCATGGACCCGACGCGGCCGCAAAGCGACGACCCCAAAGCCACCGATCCGTCGATCCGGTTCGTCGATCTGACGAGCGCGGACAAGCCGGTCCAGTATCATGCGTCGAGCAATGTCGAGCTGCTGAAACAGCTCAGCCCGCGGATGGTCGAGGTGCTGAAGCGGACGGTGGCGGTGCGAAAGTAG
- a CDS encoding nucleotidyltransferase domain-containing protein, whose amino-acid sequence MHDAVADIAEDVRLREAVRRLVAAAPVEEIILFGSRARGDHTEDSDFDLCVILNDDIAPGAFTPVSLWEPISDLGLPIQIVPLRRGRFEAARRDPSTISFQIDREGRTIYADSCVNVLHGRKQL is encoded by the coding sequence ATGCACGATGCGGTCGCCGATATTGCAGAGGACGTGCGGCTTCGAGAAGCCGTGCGGCGCCTCGTGGCCGCGGCGCCGGTCGAGGAAATCATCCTGTTCGGCAGCCGCGCCCGCGGCGACCACACCGAGGACAGCGATTTCGACCTGTGCGTCATCCTGAATGACGATATCGCACCCGGGGCATTCACCCCGGTCTCGCTTTGGGAACCGATTTCAGACCTCGGCCTGCCGATCCAGATCGTGCCGCTGCGCCGCGGCCGGTTCGAGGCTGCCAGGCGTGATCCGAGCACGATCAGCTTCCAGATCGACCGCGAGGGGCGGACGATCTATGCCGATAGTTGCGTCAACGTGCTTCACGGAAGGAAGCAGTTGTGA
- a CDS encoding 2'-deoxycytidine 5'-triphosphate deaminase: protein MPFALPPDADGILPDRMIAAMAEAGLILPEYPFVESQIQPASLDLRLGGIAYRVRASFLPGPDCTVAERIDELKLHEIDLSDGAVLETNCVYIVPLLESLALPRNIVAAANPKSSTGRLDVFTRVIADGTRRFDMIGAGYHGPLYAEISPKTFPVLLREGSRLSQVRFRAGHATLEQDELDALHDAERLVDADDADLNGGVALSVDLSGSNSNGFVGYRAKRHTGVVDIDRRGGYAVGEFWEPIAARPDGTLILDPGEFYILASKEAVQVPPDYAAEMVPFDPLVGEFRVHYAGFFDPGFGYEGAGGLGSRAVLEVRSREVPFILEHGQIVGRLIYEKMLSRPDALYGQKIGSNYQGQSLKLSKHFKV from the coding sequence GTGCCGTTCGCGTTGCCGCCCGATGCCGATGGAATCCTGCCCGACCGCATGATCGCGGCGATGGCCGAGGCCGGGCTGATCCTGCCGGAATATCCGTTCGTCGAGAGCCAGATCCAGCCCGCCAGCCTCGATCTGCGGCTCGGCGGCATCGCCTATCGGGTCCGCGCCAGCTTCCTGCCGGGGCCGGACTGCACGGTGGCCGAGCGGATCGATGAATTGAAGCTGCACGAGATCGACCTGTCGGACGGCGCCGTGCTGGAGACCAACTGCGTCTACATCGTGCCGCTGCTGGAGAGCCTGGCGCTGCCGCGCAATATCGTCGCCGCCGCCAATCCGAAGAGCTCGACCGGGCGACTCGACGTGTTCACCCGCGTCATCGCCGACGGAACGAGACGTTTCGACATGATCGGCGCCGGCTATCACGGCCCGCTTTACGCCGAGATCAGCCCGAAGACCTTCCCGGTGCTGCTGCGCGAGGGCTCGCGGCTGTCGCAGGTTCGCTTCCGCGCCGGACATGCCACGCTGGAGCAGGACGAGCTTGATGCGCTGCACGACGCCGAGCGGCTGGTCGACGCCGACGACGCCGATCTCAATGGCGGCGTCGCGCTCAGCGTCGATCTGTCCGGGAGCAATTCGAACGGCTTCGTCGGCTACCGCGCCAAGCGCCACACCGGCGTGGTCGATATCGATCGTCGCGGCGGCTACGCGGTCGGCGAATTCTGGGAGCCGATCGCCGCACGTCCCGATGGCACGCTGATCCTCGACCCCGGCGAGTTCTACATCCTCGCTTCAAAAGAGGCCGTCCAGGTGCCGCCGGACTACGCCGCCGAGATGGTGCCGTTCGATCCCTTGGTCGGAGAATTCCGCGTGCACTACGCCGGCTTCTTCGATCCCGGCTTCGGCTACGAGGGCGCCGGCGGCCTCGGCTCGCGCGCGGTGCTGGAAGTGCGCTCGCGCGAGGTGCCGTTCATCCTCGAACACGGCCAGATCGTCGGCCGCCTGATCTACGAAAAGATGCTGTCCCGCCCCGACGCGCTATACGGCCAGAAGATCGGCTCGAACTATCAGGGCCAGAGCCTGAAGCTGAGCAAGCATTTCAAGGTGTGA
- a CDS encoding O-succinylhomoserine sulfhydrylase — translation MSETNTPDSSTPAPKPSIAIPDTAHFRRETRLVHSGSLRSQYGETSEALFLTQGFVYDSAEQCEARFTGDDAGFQYSRFSNPTVFSFEQRMAEFEGAEAARATATGMAAVTAAMLAPLRAGDHVVASKAMFGSCRYVVEDLLPRYGIESTLVDGLDLDQWQKALRPNTRTCFLESPTNPTLDVLDIGAIAEIAHAGGARLVVDNVFATPIWQSPLELGADVVVYSATKHIDGQGRCLGGVVLSSQAFIEEHIQMYLRQTGPSLSPFNAWVLLKGLETLAVRVRAQTETAAAIADALAGHPKIPRLVYPGRADHPQAATVKKQMGAGSTLIGFEVAGGKAEAFRFLNALKLIRISNNLGDAKSLVTHPATTTHQRLKPEARAELGISEGFIRYSVGLEHKDDLIEDIVAALEKV, via the coding sequence ATGTCCGAGACCAATACGCCCGATTCCAGCACGCCCGCCCCGAAGCCCTCGATCGCCATCCCCGACACCGCGCATTTTCGCCGCGAGACCCGGCTGGTGCATTCCGGCAGCCTGCGCTCGCAATATGGCGAGACCTCAGAGGCGCTGTTTCTCACCCAGGGCTTCGTCTACGACAGCGCCGAGCAGTGCGAGGCGCGCTTCACCGGCGACGATGCCGGCTTCCAATATTCGCGCTTCTCCAATCCGACGGTGTTCAGCTTCGAGCAGCGGATGGCGGAATTCGAGGGCGCCGAAGCCGCGCGCGCCACCGCCACCGGCATGGCCGCGGTGACCGCCGCGATGCTGGCGCCGCTGCGCGCCGGCGATCACGTCGTGGCCTCGAAGGCGATGTTCGGCTCGTGCCGCTACGTGGTCGAGGACCTGCTGCCGCGCTACGGCATCGAATCGACGCTGGTCGACGGCCTCGACCTCGACCAGTGGCAGAAGGCGCTGCGCCCCAACACCAGGACCTGCTTCCTCGAGAGCCCGACCAATCCGACGCTCGACGTGCTCGACATCGGCGCGATCGCCGAAATCGCACATGCGGGCGGCGCGCGGCTGGTCGTCGACAACGTGTTCGCGACGCCGATCTGGCAGAGCCCGCTCGAACTCGGCGCCGACGTCGTGGTGTACTCCGCCACCAAGCACATCGACGGCCAGGGCCGCTGTCTCGGCGGCGTGGTGCTGTCGTCGCAGGCGTTCATCGAAGAGCACATCCAGATGTATCTGCGCCAGACCGGACCGTCGCTGTCGCCGTTCAACGCCTGGGTGCTGCTGAAGGGGCTGGAGACGCTGGCGGTGCGCGTCCGGGCGCAGACCGAGACGGCGGCGGCGATCGCCGATGCGCTGGCCGGCCATCCGAAAATCCCGCGGCTGGTCTATCCCGGCCGCGCCGACCATCCGCAGGCCGCGACCGTGAAGAAGCAGATGGGCGCCGGCTCGACGCTGATCGGCTTCGAGGTCGCGGGCGGCAAGGCCGAGGCGTTCCGCTTCCTGAATGCGCTGAAGCTGATCCGGATCAGCAACAATCTCGGCGACGCCAAGAGCCTGGTCACGCATCCGGCGACGACGACCCATCAGCGGCTGAAGCCGGAAGCGCGCGCCGAACTCGGCATCAGCGAAGGCTTCATCCGCTACTCGGTCGGCCTCGAGCACAAGGACGACCTGATCGAGGACATCGTCGCCGCGCTGGAGAAGGTGTAG
- a CDS encoding SGNH/GDSL hydrolase family protein, giving the protein MSRSCVKLAAGLASAAMLLGMALSGARAQAPQPPSDPAPAAASPAAPARDAGQKGIAGQTIDRVKQAAKQAGDVLTRVPCLAPKGGGKSMGSLPHVARKLIAGQPVVIVAFGSSSTQGYGSSSPANNYPNRLAERLRRQYPGADISVINSGKGGEDAPEMMARLKATVLDAKPDLVIWQVGTNAILRNLDPAETGRLVEEGIAAIQAAGSDVVLVDPQYAPRVNERAESAGKMIAALGRLAELRRVAIFPRFQVMKEWHEKQALPFDDFVIADGLHMNDWGYACFAQLLGDDIIRSVGQIKLGVTVPSDVRAYRPM; this is encoded by the coding sequence ATGAGTCGAAGTTGCGTGAAGCTCGCCGCCGGCCTGGCGTCGGCAGCGATGCTGCTCGGGATGGCGTTGTCGGGCGCGCGCGCGCAGGCGCCGCAGCCGCCCTCGGATCCGGCCCCGGCCGCGGCCTCCCCCGCCGCGCCGGCGCGCGACGCCGGCCAGAAGGGCATCGCCGGCCAGACCATCGACCGGGTCAAGCAGGCGGCCAAGCAGGCCGGCGACGTGCTGACGCGGGTGCCCTGCCTGGCGCCGAAAGGCGGCGGCAAGTCGATGGGCTCGCTGCCCCACGTCGCCCGCAAGCTGATCGCCGGCCAGCCGGTGGTGATCGTGGCGTTCGGCTCGTCGTCGACCCAGGGCTACGGCTCCAGTTCGCCGGCGAACAACTATCCGAACCGTCTGGCCGAGCGGCTGCGCCGGCAATACCCGGGCGCCGACATCAGCGTGATCAACAGCGGCAAGGGTGGCGAGGACGCGCCCGAGATGATGGCGCGGCTGAAGGCCACCGTGCTCGACGCCAAGCCCGATCTGGTGATCTGGCAGGTCGGCACCAACGCCATCCTGCGCAATCTCGATCCGGCCGAGACCGGCCGGCTGGTCGAGGAGGGCATCGCGGCGATCCAGGCGGCGGGGTCCGACGTGGTGCTGGTCGATCCGCAATACGCGCCGCGGGTCAACGAGCGCGCCGAGAGCGCCGGCAAGATGATCGCCGCACTCGGCCGGCTCGCCGAGCTGCGCCGGGTCGCGATCTTCCCGCGCTTTCAGGTGATGAAGGAGTGGCACGAAAAGCAGGCGCTGCCGTTCGACGATTTCGTCATCGCCGACGGCCTGCACATGAACGATTGGGGCTACGCCTGCTTCGCCCAACTGCTCGGCGACGACATCATCCGCTCGGTCGGCCAGATCAAGCTCGGCGTCACCGTGCCGTCCGACGTCCGCGCCTATCGGCCGATGTGA
- a CDS encoding SGNH/GDSL hydrolase family protein, with protein sequence MRAGGRAGLGWVLGLALLGALVAPARAAADASPPGCDAPAYMLSTGITLGKVVAALKNDRKLDILVVGSRSSSINSAESTAYPARLQTLLRDRLPGIAVNVTFEMRVKRTAAEVGAGLGQLVADRKPALLIWQTGTYDAIRSIDADDFRHALSEGIEASQKAGADVILMNLQYSPRIETMINPAPYLDNMRAVAQEHDVPLFDRFALMRHWNETGEFDLFNPSPGIDLAMRVHNCIARALSTFIVDTAKITPSELRTLR encoded by the coding sequence ATGAGGGCGGGCGGACGGGCCGGCTTGGGATGGGTGCTGGGCTTGGCCCTGCTCGGCGCGTTGGTCGCGCCGGCTCGCGCCGCCGCGGATGCGTCCCCTCCGGGCTGCGACGCGCCGGCCTACATGCTGTCCACCGGCATCACGCTGGGCAAGGTGGTGGCCGCGCTCAAGAATGACCGCAAGCTCGACATTCTGGTGGTCGGCAGCCGCTCCTCCAGCATCAACTCGGCCGAAAGCACGGCCTATCCGGCGCGGCTGCAGACGCTGCTGCGCGACAGGCTGCCCGGCATCGCCGTCAACGTCACCTTCGAGATGCGGGTCAAGCGGACCGCCGCCGAGGTCGGGGCGGGGCTCGGCCAGCTCGTCGCCGATCGCAAGCCGGCGTTGCTGATCTGGCAGACCGGCACCTACGACGCGATCCGCTCGATCGACGCCGACGACTTCCGCCACGCGCTCAGCGAGGGCATCGAAGCCTCGCAGAAGGCCGGCGCCGACGTCATCCTGATGAATCTGCAATACAGCCCCCGGATTGAAACCATGATCAATCCGGCGCCCTATCTGGATAATATGCGGGCCGTGGCGCAGGAACACGACGTGCCGCTGTTCGACCGCTTCGCGCTGATGCGGCACTGGAACGAGACCGGCGAGTTCGACCTGTTCAATCCCTCGCCCGGGATCGACCTGGCGATGCGGGTGCACAATTGCATCGCGCGGGCGCTGTCGACCTTCATCGTCGATACGGCCAAGATCACGCCATCGGAGCTGAGGACGTTGCGTTGA
- a CDS encoding OpgC domain-containing protein gives MTAVASAVASSVAEPIAGAPPAGLPPPADPAPPPLQPEVRKPPPKRELRLDLFRGLALWLIFIDHLPANVLTWLTIRNYGFSDATEIFIFISGYTAAFVYGRAMRDQGVVVASARIMKRVWQIYVAHVFLFTIFLAEISYVATSFQNPLYTEEMGILDFLKQPDVTIVQALLLRFRPVNMDVLPLYIVLMFFLPPILWTMRRSPDLALALATLLYAATWQFDLHLTAYPSGVWAFNPYAWQLLFVFGAWCAMGGAQRLSRVLASNVTLWLSAAYLLAAFFITLTWHMPQLYHILPKWLEQWMYPIDKPNLDVLRFAHFLALAAITVRFLHRDWRGLNSPWLRPLILCGQHSLEIFCLGIFLAFAGYFVLAEISGGAVMHFVVSLAGIVIMSGSAWLFSWYKNAVAKGGSQKTSPDADLAGGDA, from the coding sequence ATGACTGCCGTCGCCTCTGCCGTCGCCTCGTCTGTCGCCGAACCGATCGCCGGAGCGCCGCCCGCGGGTCTTCCGCCGCCGGCGGACCCGGCGCCGCCGCCGCTGCAACCGGAAGTCCGCAAGCCGCCGCCGAAGCGCGAATTGCGGCTCGATCTGTTCCGCGGCCTGGCGCTGTGGCTGATCTTCATCGACCACCTGCCGGCCAATGTGCTGACCTGGCTGACGATCCGGAACTACGGCTTTTCCGACGCCACCGAGATCTTCATCTTCATTTCCGGCTACACCGCCGCCTTCGTCTACGGCCGGGCGATGCGCGATCAGGGCGTGGTGGTGGCGTCGGCGCGGATCATGAAGCGGGTCTGGCAGATCTACGTCGCCCACGTGTTTCTGTTCACGATCTTCCTCGCCGAGATCTCCTACGTCGCCACCAGCTTCCAGAACCCGCTCTACACCGAGGAAATGGGCATCCTGGATTTCCTCAAGCAGCCCGACGTCACCATCGTGCAGGCGCTGCTGCTGCGGTTTCGTCCGGTCAATATGGACGTGCTGCCGCTGTACATCGTGCTGATGTTCTTCCTGCCGCCGATCCTGTGGACGATGCGGCGCTCGCCCGATCTGGCGCTGGCGCTGGCGACCCTGCTGTACGCCGCGACCTGGCAGTTCGACCTGCACCTCACCGCCTATCCGAGCGGCGTCTGGGCGTTCAATCCCTATGCATGGCAGTTGCTGTTCGTGTTCGGCGCCTGGTGCGCGATGGGCGGCGCGCAGCGGCTGTCGCGGGTGCTGGCGTCGAATGTCACGCTGTGGTTGTCGGCGGCCTATCTGCTGGCGGCGTTCTTCATCACCCTGACATGGCACATGCCGCAGCTCTACCACATTCTGCCGAAATGGCTCGAGCAGTGGATGTACCCGATCGACAAGCCCAATCTCGACGTGCTGCGGTTCGCCCACTTCCTGGCGCTGGCGGCGATCACCGTGCGCTTCCTGCACCGCGACTGGCGCGGGCTGAATTCGCCCTGGCTGCGGCCGCTGATCCTGTGCGGCCAGCATTCGCTGGAGATCTTCTGCCTCGGCATCTTCCTTGCATTCGCCGGCTACTTCGTGCTGGCCGAAATCTCGGGCGGCGCCGTGATGCATTTCGTCGTCAGTCTGGCCGGGATCGTCATCATGTCCGGGTCGGCATGGCTGTTTTCATGGTACAAGAACGCGGTGGCAAAGGGCGGCAGTCAGAAAACAAGCCCGGATGCCGACCTCGCGGGGGGCGATGCATGA